One genomic region from Phragmites australis chromosome 1, lpPhrAust1.1, whole genome shotgun sequence encodes:
- the LOC133886997 gene encoding uncharacterized protein LOC133886997, giving the protein MAKPQQEVYFVFMNFDPVYERLRADRSKEGSATLDAYLSQKHDKLLAKLLHPDSYRKRSSLAIVDGFAVEITDAQASMLRSAKEVRVVEKNQELA; this is encoded by the exons ATGGCGAAGCCGCAGCAGGAGGTGTACTTCGTGTTCATGAACTTTGACCCCGTGTACGAGCGCCTCAGAGCCGATCG GTCCAAGGAGGGGTCGGCCACGCTGGACGCGTACCTGAGCCAGAAGCACGACAAGCTGCTCGCCAAGCTCCTCCATCCCGATTCATACCGGAAGAGGTCGTCACTCGCCATCGTCGATGGCTTCGCCGTCGAGATAACTGATGCTCAG GCAAGCATGCTGAGATCGGCGAAGGAGGTGAGGGTGGTGGAGAAGAACCAGGAGCTCGCTTGA